TTAATAATTTATCATACAACTTACCCGAATGCAATAGTAACCATTCAAGAAAAAATCCTTGACATAGGTAATAAATAAATGCTCTTATAGTAAACAGGCAGGTATGACTTTCAATATTGGATTGACTATAGTAAAATGACTGTAGTCAAGGAGCAATTTTCCAAAGGGGGAACGATTCATGTCCATTGAATTAAAAACAAAGTACGGACAAATTGATATTTCAAACGAAGTAATTGCTACGATTGCTGGTGGAGCGGCAATCGAATGTTATGGAATCGTCGGTATGGCCTCTAAGAATCAAATTAAAGATGGAATTACGGAAATATTAAGAAAAGAAAACTTTACTCGGGGCGTAATTGTGCGCCAGGAAAATGAGGCATTACATATTGATATGTACATTATTGTCAGCTATGGAACGAAAATTTCCGAAATTGCAAACAACGTGCAATCAAAGGTTAAATACACCCTCGATAAGACAGTTGGACTTGCCGTTGACTCGGTCAATATTTACGTTCAGGGAGTTCGTGTGACGAACCTGTAGTTAGGAGGAAAGTTTGTGTCAATAACAGCATTAGATGGAAAACGTTTTGCAGAGATGGTGATTCAAGGTGCGAATCATTTAGCTGTGAATGCAAAAATGGTTGATGCGTTAAACGTTTTTCCTGTGCCCGACGGTGATACGGGAACAAATATGAATTTATCAATGACCTCCGGGGCGAAGGAAGTTAAAAATAATGTTCAGGAACATATTGGTAAAGTAGGGGCAGCCCTTTCCAAAGGCTTGCTTATGGGAGCACGCGGAAATTCAGGTGTCATTCTCTCACAGCTATTTCGAGGATTTTCTAAGGCAGTAGAAACGAAAGCGAAAATTTCCGGGAAAGATTTTGCCAATGCCTTAGAGGCAGGAGTAGAAACAGCTTATAAAGCTGTCATGAAGCCTGTTGAAGGAACCATTTTAACAGTAGCAAAGGACTCTGCTAAAATGGGTCTTCAAGCTGCTCAAAAATCAGATGATATTATCGTCATTATGGATGAAATACTAAAAGAAGCAAAGGCATCCCTAAAGCGTACTCCAGACCTGCTTCCTGTTTTAAAGGAGGTCGGTGTTGTTGATAGCGGTGGACAAGGACTTGTTTTCGTTTATGAAGGTTTTCTCGCTGAACTAAAAGGGGAAAAGCTGCCGGAATCATCAGACCTGCTTCCTTCTATGTCGGAAATGGTTAGTGCTGAACATCATAAAAGTGTTCAAGGCCATATAAACACTGAGGATATTGTTTTTGGCTATTGTACAGAATTTATGGTTAGGTTTGAACAGGACAAAACTGCAAAACATCCATTCAATGAAGGTGATTTCCGAAATGACCTAAGTAAATTCGGGGACTCGTTATTGGTTATTGCCGATGAGGATGTAGTTAAAGTTCATATTCACTCCGAGCAGCCGGGAGAAGTATTAACCTATGGTCAGCGTTATGGCAACTTAATTAATATGAAGATTGAAAACATGCGTCAGCAGCATTCCAACATCGTTGGTGAAACACAAACTGCACTCGTCTCAGATCGTCCCCAGGCTCCAAAAGAACTACAGGAATATGGCATTGTTACGGTTTCTATGGGATCAGGGATTGCAGAGTTATTTAAAAGCATTGGGGCGCATGCTGTCATTGAAGGCGGCCAAACAATGAATCCAAGTACGGAAGATATTGTAAAAGCTGTCAAGGAAGTTCATGCGAAAAGGATTTTTATTTTACCAAATAATAAAAACATCATAATGGCCGCAGAACAAGCTAAAGATGTCTCAGATGAAGATATTTATGTGATTCCATCTAAAACTGTTCCGCAAGGACTTTCGGCATTGCTCGCATTCAATCCTTCAGCAGATGTAGATACGAATGAAGCAGCGATGAAGGAAGCATTACAGAATGTTAAAACTGGTCAGATCACCTTTGCAGTCCGCGATACCTCAATCGATGGCTTAGAAATTGAAAAAGATGATTTCATGGGAATTTCTGAGGGTAAAATTGTGGTGAAAAACAAAGATAAAGGGAAAGTGGCAGAAGGCCTTTTAACCAAGATGCTTGATGAGGATTCCGAAATCTTAACCATCATTTATGGTGAAGACGTGACTGAAGATGAAGTAACCCAGTTGGCGCAATTTGTGAAAGAAACCTTTGCTGATGTGGAAATTGAAATTCATAATGGTGGTCAGCCATTATATTCATTTATCTTTTCAATTGAATAAGGAACAGCTAAAATAGAAGGGGGGCCTTAGGGTCACACCCTTCTTTTTTGTATATACATATCTAATAAATAACTTAATTTGATAAAACAGAATTTTATAGATTATTTCGCAAAGGGGGAAAATGTTGTGAAATATAGAAGTGTGTTCGATATCATTGGTCCAGTGATGATTGGCCCATCAAGCTCGCATACAGCTGGAGCAGCAAGAATAGGAAGAGTCGCAAGAAGTTTATTTGGCAGGGAGCCAAAATGGGCCAATATTTCCTTGTATGGTTCATTTGCTAAAACATACAAGGGGCATGGGACAGATGTAGCCATAGTTGGAGGGTTATTGGATTTTGATACCGACGACGTTAGAATCATCAAAGCAATTGATATTGCCAATGAAAAAGGCATGAAGTTAATGTTTATCGAAGAAGATGCCATTATGGATCACCCTAATACCGCAAGAATTATTGTTGGTGATCATGATGGTGAACTTGAATTGATAGGAATCTCGATCGGTGGTGGGAAAATTGAGATTATTGAGTTAAATGGCTTTGAATTAAAATTATCTGGAAACCATCCCGCTATCCTGGTTGTTCATAATGACCGTTTTGGTGCGATTGCAAGTGTTGCCAATACACTAGCGAAATACGAATTGAATATAGGCCATATGGAGGTTGCTCGTAAAGAAAAAGGGAAGATGGCGCTAATGACAATTGAAGTTGACCAAAACATTGATGATAAAATTCTCGAAGAACTTGAACAGCTTCCAAACATATTAAAAGTTACTAAGATTGTAGATTAAAAATACAGCAGGAGAGGGGGCGTATTTGTGTTTCGCAATGTAGCTGAATTAGTTGAACTCGCTGTTAGTCAGAATAAAAAAATCTCTGAAATCATGATTGAACAAGAAGTGTCTGTAACCGGCCGTTCAAGAGAAGAAATTTTGACTCTTATGGACAGGAACCTGACCGTTATGGAGGATGCCGTTGAGCGTGGAATCAAAGGGGTAACTTCACACTCAGGATTAACGGGCGGTGATGCGGTGCTGCTACAAAAATATATTGTAAAAGGAAACTTTTTAACTGGTGAAACGATACTTGATGCGGTAAGTAAAGCAGTTGCAACAAATGAAGTAAATGCGGCTATGGGGACAATTTGTGCGACGCCAACAGCAGGATCTGCGGGAGTTGTTCCAGGAACATTATTTGCGGTAAAGAAAAAGCTGAACCCCACTAGGGAGCAAATGATTTTCTTCCTTTTTACTGCTGGTGCGTTCGGTTTTGTTATGGCTAACAATGCTTCTATATCCGGTGCAGCGGGCGGTTGTCAGGCTGAGGTCGGTTCTGCAGCAGGGATGGCAGCGGCCGCAATTGTGGAAATGGCTGGCGGAACGCCTGAACAATGTGCAGAAGCTATGGCAATTACTTTAAAGAACATGCTTGGTTTAGTTTGTGACCCTGTTGCCGGCCTTGTTGAAGTCCCTTGCGTGAAACGAAACGCAATGGGGGCGGCCAATGCCATGGTTGCAGCCGATATGGCTTTAGCAGGAATTACTAGCAGGATCCCTTGTGATGAAGTGATTGATGCAATGTATAAAATTGGGCAATCCATGCCGACAGCACTAAAAGAAACAGCGCAGGGGGGGTTGGCGGCTACACCGACAGGACGAAAACTTGAAGCGAAGATCTTCGGTAAACCGCCAAAAGAAAAGTGAATTCAAATCTAAATCAATCAGTAACGGCACTAAGGGGAGTTGGGGAAGAAACGGCTGATGCCCTTGGGGAAATGAATATATATACGATTCAGGATTTATTGGAATATTTCCCTTACCGCTATGAAGACTATTCGCTAAAGGATATAACAGAAGTACAGCATGATGAGAAAGTGACGGTGGAGGGGAAGGTTCACAGTGAGCCTTCTCTTGTCTATTATGGAAGGAAGAAATCTAAGCTGACCATCCGGCTTTTTGTAGGGGCAAATTTAATTAAAGTAATCTTCTTTAACCAGCCGTATTTAAAAAATAAAATCAGCATCAATGAAACCATCACGGTAACAGGTAAATGGGATGCCCACCGTCAAACAATCACAGCGAATGAAATGCAGGCTGGTCATAACATGAAAGCAAAAGATTTTGAACCAGTTTACTCGTTAAGAGGAAAAATAAAGACCAAAGGAATGCGGAAATTTATTCATCTTGCTTTTCAACAATATGGTCATACCATCGATGAGACTCTTCCGGCAATTTTTTTACAGAAATATCGGCTATTAAACAGACACGATGCCATTAAAACCATGCATTTTCCCAACAGCCCAGATGAAGTGAAACAGGCAAGACGGCGTTTTGTTTATGAGGAATTTCTTTTGTTTCAATTAAAAATGCAGGCATTACGGAAATTTGAACGGGAGCATTCCCCTGGAATTAAGCAAACCTATAACTTGAAGAAATTGAAGGAATTTATAAAAAGTCTTCCCTTTCCATTAACGAATGCCCAAAAAAGGGTTGTTAATGAGGTGTTAGCGGAACTAAAATCGCCATACCGTATGAATCGTCTATTGCAAGGGGATGTAGGTTCCGGGAAAACGGTTGTAGCTGCAATTGGTTTATACGCTAGTGTGACAGCAGGCTATCAAGGGGCTCTAATGGTACCTACCGAAATTTTGGCTGAGCAGCATGCAGAATCATTAAAAAGTTTATTAGAACCGTTTAAAGTGAAATGCGAGCTTTTAACGAGTTCCATAAAAGGGAAACGGAGAAGGGAAATCCTTCAAGAGCTGGCAGATGGAAAACTAGATATTTTAATTGGTACGCATGCCCTTATTCAGGATGAGGTTACTTTTAAAAAACTCGGTTTTGTTATTACTGATGAGCAGCATCGGTTCGGTGTGGAGCAGCGGAGAGTGCTGCGGGAAAAGGGAGAAAATCCTGATGTCTTATTCATGACTGCAACACCGATTCCGAGGACACTTGCGATTACAGTCTTTGGCGAAATGGATGTCTCGATCATCGATGAGATGCCAGCAGGCAGGAAATCGATTGAGACTTACTGGGCAAAACCGGAAATGCTTGAGCGCGTTCTTGCTTTTGTCGAGAAAGAATTAATAAAGGGGCATCAGGCATATGTTATCTGCCCATTAATAGAGGAATCTGAGAAGCTCGATGTGCAAAATGCGATTGATGTGCATACAACGTTAAGCACCTATTTCGAAAAACGCTATCAAGTTGGCCTTATGCACGGCCGCTTAACATCCGAGGAAAAGGATTCCGTCATGAAGGCATTTAGTACGAATGAAGTTCAAGTGCTTGTTTCCACTACTGTTGTAGAAGTAGGGGTGAATGTACCGAATGCAACCATGATGGTTATTTATGATGCCGAACG
The DNA window shown above is from Neobacillus sp. WH10 and carries:
- the sdaAA gene encoding L-serine ammonia-lyase, iron-sulfur-dependent, subunit alpha; translated protein: MFRNVAELVELAVSQNKKISEIMIEQEVSVTGRSREEILTLMDRNLTVMEDAVERGIKGVTSHSGLTGGDAVLLQKYIVKGNFLTGETILDAVSKAVATNEVNAAMGTICATPTAGSAGVVPGTLFAVKKKLNPTREQMIFFLFTAGAFGFVMANNASISGAAGGCQAEVGSAAGMAAAAIVEMAGGTPEQCAEAMAITLKNMLGLVCDPVAGLVEVPCVKRNAMGAANAMVAADMALAGITSRIPCDEVIDAMYKIGQSMPTALKETAQGGLAATPTGRKLEAKIFGKPPKEK
- the recG gene encoding ATP-dependent DNA helicase RecG gives rise to the protein MNSNLNQSVTALRGVGEETADALGEMNIYTIQDLLEYFPYRYEDYSLKDITEVQHDEKVTVEGKVHSEPSLVYYGRKKSKLTIRLFVGANLIKVIFFNQPYLKNKISINETITVTGKWDAHRQTITANEMQAGHNMKAKDFEPVYSLRGKIKTKGMRKFIHLAFQQYGHTIDETLPAIFLQKYRLLNRHDAIKTMHFPNSPDEVKQARRRFVYEEFLLFQLKMQALRKFEREHSPGIKQTYNLKKLKEFIKSLPFPLTNAQKRVVNEVLAELKSPYRMNRLLQGDVGSGKTVVAAIGLYASVTAGYQGALMVPTEILAEQHAESLKSLLEPFKVKCELLTSSIKGKRRREILQELADGKLDILIGTHALIQDEVTFKKLGFVITDEQHRFGVEQRRVLREKGENPDVLFMTATPIPRTLAITVFGEMDVSIIDEMPAGRKSIETYWAKPEMLERVLAFVEKELIKGHQAYVICPLIEESEKLDVQNAIDVHTTLSTYFEKRYQVGLMHGRLTSEEKDSVMKAFSTNEVQVLVSTTVVEVGVNVPNATMMVIYDAERFGLSQLHQLRGRVGRGSDQSYCILLASPKSEVGQERMRIMTETNDGFVLSEKDLELRGPGDFFGKKQSGIPEFKVADMVHDYRALETARSDASMLIQSKSFWTAPEYQYLRYKLEESGVLEGEKLD
- the sdaAB gene encoding L-serine ammonia-lyase, iron-sulfur-dependent subunit beta: MKYRSVFDIIGPVMIGPSSSHTAGAARIGRVARSLFGREPKWANISLYGSFAKTYKGHGTDVAIVGGLLDFDTDDVRIIKAIDIANEKGMKLMFIEEDAIMDHPNTARIIVGDHDGELELIGISIGGGKIEIIELNGFELKLSGNHPAILVVHNDRFGAIASVANTLAKYELNIGHMEVARKEKGKMALMTIEVDQNIDDKILEELEQLPNILKVTKIVD
- a CDS encoding DAK2 domain-containing protein, with the translated sequence MSITALDGKRFAEMVIQGANHLAVNAKMVDALNVFPVPDGDTGTNMNLSMTSGAKEVKNNVQEHIGKVGAALSKGLLMGARGNSGVILSQLFRGFSKAVETKAKISGKDFANALEAGVETAYKAVMKPVEGTILTVAKDSAKMGLQAAQKSDDIIVIMDEILKEAKASLKRTPDLLPVLKEVGVVDSGGQGLVFVYEGFLAELKGEKLPESSDLLPSMSEMVSAEHHKSVQGHINTEDIVFGYCTEFMVRFEQDKTAKHPFNEGDFRNDLSKFGDSLLVIADEDVVKVHIHSEQPGEVLTYGQRYGNLINMKIENMRQQHSNIVGETQTALVSDRPQAPKELQEYGIVTVSMGSGIAELFKSIGAHAVIEGGQTMNPSTEDIVKAVKEVHAKRIFILPNNKNIIMAAEQAKDVSDEDIYVIPSKTVPQGLSALLAFNPSADVDTNEAAMKEALQNVKTGQITFAVRDTSIDGLEIEKDDFMGISEGKIVVKNKDKGKVAEGLLTKMLDEDSEILTIIYGEDVTEDEVTQLAQFVKETFADVEIEIHNGGQPLYSFIFSIE
- a CDS encoding Asp23/Gls24 family envelope stress response protein, which encodes MSIELKTKYGQIDISNEVIATIAGGAAIECYGIVGMASKNQIKDGITEILRKENFTRGVIVRQENEALHIDMYIIVSYGTKISEIANNVQSKVKYTLDKTVGLAVDSVNIYVQGVRVTNL